A section of the Labrus mixtus chromosome 15, fLabMix1.1, whole genome shotgun sequence genome encodes:
- the kiaa2013 gene encoding uncharacterized protein KIAA2013 homolog, which produces MWLQQRLKGLPGLLSSSWARRLLIGLLLFLIFYWYLGAERRWRFFSGTAMPGGAAGQCLLAEIHRWSSLVERGEGIYSTPQEQLDTPFVSGNGHIMIDMDSNKLWVASSSLPGSAPVHQTEFSPRVGVHLEGKRAEVQATMLWFRKGAVLSVRCASPQSSRDCITIREEFIAHRSRPNVYLQRIHINNPSDRPASLDVSSESPSFGSKFSSSVEKLEDKDIVLASGRVPVENNRMVLVVVVSKKLNSRIQVSAKSEYKDNILSVVWTSEPIESSKLEETFSSLREGAKKELGELLRDSVEDLVLDHQQTWMDLFISGVEMRKITDSHTPSSRTVNTTLYYILSSTTAPLLDRRLSGDERDRLESSLNYADHCFSGHATMHAENLWPERVSSAAQILQLVTLWTLTLQKRGCKVLVAAGAHGAMQGMVLSFGGLQFTENHLQFQADPDVLHNSYALRGIHYNQDLINLAVLLDTEGKPFLHVSVKQQEKPVKLYACEAGCLNEPVELTSEVKGHTFPVMVTQPITPLLYISTDLRHLQDLRHTLHLKAILAHEEHMANRYPGLPFLFWFSVASLITLFHLFLFKLIYNEYCGPGAKPLFRSKVAGKGDDGCCEIKTAA; this is translated from the exons atgtggctgcagcagaGACTAAAGGGGCTTCCGGGCTTGTTGTCGAGCAGCTGGGCGAGGAGGCTCCTCATCGggctgctcctcttcctcatcttctaCTGGTACCTGGGGGCGGAGCGCAGGTGGAGGTTCTTCAGCGGGACGGCCATGCCCGGCGGGGCGGCCGGACAGTGCCTGCTGGCTGAGATCCACAGGTGGAGCTCTCTGGTGGAGCGAGGGGAGGGGATCTACAGCACACCTCAGGAACAGCTGGACACACCTTTTGTGTCAGGTAACGGCCATATAATGATCGACATGGACTCTAACAAACTGTGGGTGGCTTCGTCCTCCCTGCCCGGGTCAGCTCCCGTGCATCAGACTGAGTTCTCCCCCAGAGTGGGCGTGCACCTGGAGGGGAAGCGGGCAGAGGTTCAGGCCACCATGCTGTGGTTCAGGAAGGGAGCCGTGCTGTCGGTCCGCTGTGCCTCCCCGCAGTCCTCCCGGGACTGCATCACCATCAGAGAGGAGTTCATCGCACACAGGAGCAGACCCAACGTGTACCTGCAGAGGATCCACATCAACAACCCGTCTGACAGGCCCGCCTCCCTGGACGTCTCCTCCGAGAGCCCCTCCTTTGGGAGCAAGTTCTCCTCCAGCGTGGAGAAACTGGAAGACAAAGACATAGTGCTCGCCTCCGGCAGAGTGCCTGTGGAGAACAACCGCatggtgctggtggtggtggtctcCAAGAAGCTGAACAGCAGGATTCAGGTCTCGGCTAAGTCTGAGTACAAAGACAACATCCTGTCAGTGGTGTGGACCTCAGAGCCCATCGAGTCCTCCAAGCTGGAGGAGACCTTCAGCTCGCTCAGAGAAGGAGCTAAGAAGGAGCTGGGGGAGCTGCTGAGGGACAGCGTGGAAGACCTGGTCCTCGACCACCAGCAGACCTGGATGGACCTCTTCATCTCAG GTGTTGAAATGAGGAAgatcacagactcacacacccCGTCGAGTCGCACCGTGAACACCACCCTCTACTACATCCTGTCCTCCACCACGGCTCCTCTGCTGGATCGACGGCTGAGCGGTGACGAGCGCGATCGACTCGAGTCCAGCCTCAACTACGCCGACCACTGCTTCAGCGGCCACGCCACCATGCACGCCGAGAACCTGTGGCCGGAGCGGGTCAGCAGCGCCGCTCAGATCCTGCAGCTGGTCACGCTGTGGACGCTGACTCTGCAGAAGAGAGGCTGTAAGGTGCTGGTGGCGGCCGGAGCACACGGCGCCATGCAGGGCATGGTGCTCAGCTTCGGCGGCCTTCAGTTCACAGAGAACCACCTTCAGTTCCAGGCCGACCCGGACGTGCTGCACAACAGCTACGCCCTGAGAGGGATCCACTACAACCAGGACCTGATCAACCTGGCGGTTCTGCTGGACACGGAGGGGAAGCCGTTCCTGCACGTGTCcgtgaagcagcaggagaagcCGGTGAAGCTGTACGCCTGCGAGGCCGGATGCCTCAACGAGCCGGTGGAGCTGAcctcagaggtcaaaggtcacacctTCCCCGTTATGGTGACGCAGCCCATCACGCCGCTGCTCTACATCTCCACAGACCTGCGCCACCTGCAGGACCTCCGCCACACCCTGCACCTTAAGGCCATCCTGGCCCACGAGGAGCACATGGCCAACAGGTACCCGGGCCTGCCGTTCCTCTTCTGGTTCAGCGTGGCCTCGCTCATCACCCTCTTCCACCTTTTCCTCTTCAAGCTCATTTACAACGAGTACTGTGGCCCCGGAGCCAAGCCGCTCTTCAGGAGTAAG GTCGCCGGCAAAGGTGACGATGGCTGCTGTGAAATCAAGACCGCTGCTTGA